A single Triticum dicoccoides isolate Atlit2015 ecotype Zavitan chromosome 2A, WEW_v2.0, whole genome shotgun sequence DNA region contains:
- the LOC119354761 gene encoding uncharacterized protein LOC119354761 isoform X2, giving the protein MREMEALEKKSHSSLAKAKPLKPSYNYNAPSRHKRSKSDLEEKNANDALHSSQKASHNQPKLSETNKGIQPKTDTQDSLRKEIVQLERHLDDQQTVRGALEKALGPNPAPLTLSNESPILQPTNQLIREVATLELEIKHLEQYLLTLYRKAFEQAPTVPSSLVVRQEEPAPPKPSVSSRSAQMEETPKPKATAGRGGDAMLHYSCPPLSKRRNGTMMEDCSPSTCPTKAMDSDHGLRSQSTLSFRGVCSSRISPSEESLARALRSCHSQPFSFLEEGEAATTSGVVSLADYLGTNVADHIPETPNNLSEEMVRCMAGVYCKLADPPLVHHRASSSPTSSLSSTTSVVSPQYLGDMWSPNCRREATLDSRLINPFHVEGLKEFSGPYNTMVEVPSISRDRPRLREVEDLLQTYKLILHRLESVDLRRMANEEKLAFWINIHNALLMHAYLKHGIPQNHLKKTSLLVKAECKIAGRGINAAAIQGLVLGCSTHCPGQWLRTLLQPRMKSRGSKAGGQWQAFAIHRSEPLLRFALCSGSHSDAAVRVYTPKRLFQQLEAAKEEYIRATVGVRPPDHQHRRGRVLLPKLVEAYARDVGLSPERLLDAAQRCLPESVRAAVQRCRPQQQQHQGTTASKAVVEWAPHRQSFRYLLARDLAFPHLS; this is encoded by the exons ATGAGAGAGATGgaggcactggagaagaaaagccACAGCTCCTTGGCCAAAGCCAAACCACTCAAGCCCTCCTACAACTACAATGCCCCATCCAGGCACAAGCGTTCCAAGAG TGATTTGGAGGAGAAAAATGCCAACGATGCGCTGCATTCTTCGCAGAAAGCGTCTCATAATCAGCCAAAGTTG AGCGAAACCAACAAGGGAATCCAGCCCAAGACTGACACGCAAGACTCACTCAGAAAAGAG attgtgcagctggagaggCACCTTGACGATCAGCAAACGGTGCGCGGCGCACTGGAGAAAGCGTTGGGTCCCAACCCTGCTCCGCTCACTCTGTCCAATGAGAGCCCAATCCTCCAG CCCACTAACCAGCTGATAAGGGAGGTTGCCACATTGGAACTGGAGATCAAGCACCTGGAGCAGTACCTCCTAACACTGTACAGGAAGGCATTTGAGCAAGCGCCCACGGTGCCATCCTCACTTGTCGTCCGTCAGGAGGAGCCGGCGCCGCCAAAGCCGTCAGTGAGCTCACGGTCTGCGCAGATGGAGGAAACGCCCAAGCCAAAGGCCACCGCCGGAAGAGGTGGCGATGCGATGCTCCATTACAGCTGCCCTCCCCTTAGCAAGAGGAGGAATGGCACGATGATGGAGGACTGCTCTCCGTCCACATGCCCAACCAAGGCCATGGACTCTGATCATGGCCTGCGCAGCCAGTCCACGCTGTCGTTCCGCGGCGTGTGCTCGTCGAGGATATCGCCGTCGGAGGAGAGCCTGGCGAGAGCTCTTCGCTCCTGCCACTCTCAACCTTTCTCCTTCTTGGAG GAAGGAGAGGCTGCTACTACATCAGGAGTGGTAAGCCTGGCTGACTATCTGGGGACTAATGTGGCTGACCACATCCCTGAAACCCCAAACAACCTTTCTGAGGAGATGGTGAGGTGCATGGCAGGGGTGTACTGCAAGCTCGCAGATCCACCTCTGGTTCACCACCGTGCATCGTCGTCGCCGACGTCGTCGCTCTCATCGACGACGAGTGTGGTCTCCCCACAGTACCTTGGGGACATGTGGAGCCCCAATTGCAGGAGAGAAGCCACTCTGGACTCGCGGCTGATCAACCCGTTCCACGTCGAGGGGCTCAAGGAGTTCAGTGGACCGTACAACACAATGGTTGAGGTCCCGTCGATTTCCCGCGACCGCCCGAGGCTTAGAGAAGTCGAAGATTTGCTCCAAACTTACAA GTTAATTCTTCATCGGTTGGAGAGCGTCGACCTCCGGAGGATGGCGAACGAGGAGAAGCTCGCCTTCTGGATCAACATACACAACGCATTGTTGATGCAT GCTTACCTCAAGCATGGCATCCCGCAGAACCATCTGAAGAAGACATCACTTCTTGTCAAG GCCGAGTGCAAGATCGCCGGGCGCGGCATCAACGCGGCGGCCATCCAGGGGCTGGTCCTCGGATGCAGCACCCACTGTCCTGGACAG TGGCTGAGGACTTTGCTGCAGCCAAGGATGAAAAGCAGAGGGAGCAAAGCAGGGGGGCAATGGCAAGCCTTTGCCATCCATCGGTCCGAGCCTCTCCTGCGCTTCGCGCTTTGCTCCGGGAGCCACTCCGATGCCGCG GTGAGGGTGTACACGCCGAAGCGGCTGTTCCAGCAGCTCGAGGCGGCCAAGGAGGAGTACATCCGCGCCACGGTGGGGGTCCGCCCGCCGGACCATCAGCACCGCCGCGGCAGGGTGCTGCTTCCCAAGCTGGTGGAGGCCTACGCCAGGGACGTCGGCCTCTCGCcggagcggctcctcgacgcggcgcaGCGGTGCCTGCCGGAGAGTGTGCGGGCAGCGGTGCAGCGGTGCcggccgcagcagcagcagcatcagggGACGACGGCGAGCAAGGCGGTGGTGGAATGGGCGCCGCACAGGCAGAGCTTCCGGTACCTGCTCGCCAGGGACCTCGCGTTCCCGCACCTCAGCTGA
- the LOC119354761 gene encoding uncharacterized protein LOC119354761 isoform X1, translated as MREMEALEKKSHSSLAKAKPLKPSYNYNAPSRHKRSKSDLEEKNANDALHSSQKASHNQPKLNGRNSNSHLQSETNKGIQPKTDTQDSLRKEIVQLERHLDDQQTVRGALEKALGPNPAPLTLSNESPILQPTNQLIREVATLELEIKHLEQYLLTLYRKAFEQAPTVPSSLVVRQEEPAPPKPSVSSRSAQMEETPKPKATAGRGGDAMLHYSCPPLSKRRNGTMMEDCSPSTCPTKAMDSDHGLRSQSTLSFRGVCSSRISPSEESLARALRSCHSQPFSFLEEGEAATTSGVVSLADYLGTNVADHIPETPNNLSEEMVRCMAGVYCKLADPPLVHHRASSSPTSSLSSTTSVVSPQYLGDMWSPNCRREATLDSRLINPFHVEGLKEFSGPYNTMVEVPSISRDRPRLREVEDLLQTYKLILHRLESVDLRRMANEEKLAFWINIHNALLMHAYLKHGIPQNHLKKTSLLVKAECKIAGRGINAAAIQGLVLGCSTHCPGQWLRTLLQPRMKSRGSKAGGQWQAFAIHRSEPLLRFALCSGSHSDAAVRVYTPKRLFQQLEAAKEEYIRATVGVRPPDHQHRRGRVLLPKLVEAYARDVGLSPERLLDAAQRCLPESVRAAVQRCRPQQQQHQGTTASKAVVEWAPHRQSFRYLLARDLAFPHLS; from the exons ATGAGAGAGATGgaggcactggagaagaaaagccACAGCTCCTTGGCCAAAGCCAAACCACTCAAGCCCTCCTACAACTACAATGCCCCATCCAGGCACAAGCGTTCCAAGAG TGATTTGGAGGAGAAAAATGCCAACGATGCGCTGCATTCTTCGCAGAAAGCGTCTCATAATCAGCCAAAGTTG AATGGCAGAAACTCAAACTCTCATCTGCAGAGCGAAACCAACAAGGGAATCCAGCCCAAGACTGACACGCAAGACTCACTCAGAAAAGAG attgtgcagctggagaggCACCTTGACGATCAGCAAACGGTGCGCGGCGCACTGGAGAAAGCGTTGGGTCCCAACCCTGCTCCGCTCACTCTGTCCAATGAGAGCCCAATCCTCCAG CCCACTAACCAGCTGATAAGGGAGGTTGCCACATTGGAACTGGAGATCAAGCACCTGGAGCAGTACCTCCTAACACTGTACAGGAAGGCATTTGAGCAAGCGCCCACGGTGCCATCCTCACTTGTCGTCCGTCAGGAGGAGCCGGCGCCGCCAAAGCCGTCAGTGAGCTCACGGTCTGCGCAGATGGAGGAAACGCCCAAGCCAAAGGCCACCGCCGGAAGAGGTGGCGATGCGATGCTCCATTACAGCTGCCCTCCCCTTAGCAAGAGGAGGAATGGCACGATGATGGAGGACTGCTCTCCGTCCACATGCCCAACCAAGGCCATGGACTCTGATCATGGCCTGCGCAGCCAGTCCACGCTGTCGTTCCGCGGCGTGTGCTCGTCGAGGATATCGCCGTCGGAGGAGAGCCTGGCGAGAGCTCTTCGCTCCTGCCACTCTCAACCTTTCTCCTTCTTGGAG GAAGGAGAGGCTGCTACTACATCAGGAGTGGTAAGCCTGGCTGACTATCTGGGGACTAATGTGGCTGACCACATCCCTGAAACCCCAAACAACCTTTCTGAGGAGATGGTGAGGTGCATGGCAGGGGTGTACTGCAAGCTCGCAGATCCACCTCTGGTTCACCACCGTGCATCGTCGTCGCCGACGTCGTCGCTCTCATCGACGACGAGTGTGGTCTCCCCACAGTACCTTGGGGACATGTGGAGCCCCAATTGCAGGAGAGAAGCCACTCTGGACTCGCGGCTGATCAACCCGTTCCACGTCGAGGGGCTCAAGGAGTTCAGTGGACCGTACAACACAATGGTTGAGGTCCCGTCGATTTCCCGCGACCGCCCGAGGCTTAGAGAAGTCGAAGATTTGCTCCAAACTTACAA GTTAATTCTTCATCGGTTGGAGAGCGTCGACCTCCGGAGGATGGCGAACGAGGAGAAGCTCGCCTTCTGGATCAACATACACAACGCATTGTTGATGCAT GCTTACCTCAAGCATGGCATCCCGCAGAACCATCTGAAGAAGACATCACTTCTTGTCAAG GCCGAGTGCAAGATCGCCGGGCGCGGCATCAACGCGGCGGCCATCCAGGGGCTGGTCCTCGGATGCAGCACCCACTGTCCTGGACAG TGGCTGAGGACTTTGCTGCAGCCAAGGATGAAAAGCAGAGGGAGCAAAGCAGGGGGGCAATGGCAAGCCTTTGCCATCCATCGGTCCGAGCCTCTCCTGCGCTTCGCGCTTTGCTCCGGGAGCCACTCCGATGCCGCG GTGAGGGTGTACACGCCGAAGCGGCTGTTCCAGCAGCTCGAGGCGGCCAAGGAGGAGTACATCCGCGCCACGGTGGGGGTCCGCCCGCCGGACCATCAGCACCGCCGCGGCAGGGTGCTGCTTCCCAAGCTGGTGGAGGCCTACGCCAGGGACGTCGGCCTCTCGCcggagcggctcctcgacgcggcgcaGCGGTGCCTGCCGGAGAGTGTGCGGGCAGCGGTGCAGCGGTGCcggccgcagcagcagcagcatcagggGACGACGGCGAGCAAGGCGGTGGTGGAATGGGCGCCGCACAGGCAGAGCTTCCGGTACCTGCTCGCCAGGGACCTCGCGTTCCCGCACCTCAGCTGA